The Chryseobacterium nakagawai genome has a segment encoding these proteins:
- a CDS encoding VOC family protein, which produces MKKVTAIGGIFFKCKDPEQVNDWYKTHLGVETSPYGAKFDWRESESDKKGYTLWSPFKESTQYFEPSEKDFMINYHVENIEALVEELKKEGVTILDEIATYEYGKFVHIMDPEGNKIELFEPAGE; this is translated from the coding sequence ATGAAAAAAGTAACCGCAATTGGAGGAATATTCTTTAAATGTAAAGATCCGGAACAGGTAAATGATTGGTATAAGACTCATCTTGGGGTAGAAACAAGTCCATACGGAGCTAAATTTGATTGGAGAGAATCTGAATCTGATAAAAAAGGATACACGCTATGGAGTCCATTTAAAGAATCTACACAATATTTCGAACCTTCAGAAAAAGATTTTATGATCAATTACCATGTGGAGAATATTGAAGCATTAGTAGAAGAATTAAAGAAGGAGGGGGTTACAATCCTGGATGAAATTGCAACCTATGAATATGGAAAGTTTGTTCATATCATGGATCCTGAAGGAAATAAAATAGAATTATTTGAACCAGCAGGAGAGTAG
- a CDS encoding helix-turn-helix domain-containing protein, which yields MQEIFKTFKPKNSVVSKYVEYYYLDIKNNNIINEFQCFPHFNNSISLYKSHIRLENGEVVYKETALPCQIFTPIRERVLHVKQSGKVHRIVVVFHPLGIHQFYRHLDFSGYITDYEFFTQHELSQIFSTTDTEIQESLLDGFLEKRFKRFEHTILEKSIDYIFNHYEDFSVEVFSRKIGVSRQHINRLFQTYLGVSVKKFNEIVLFRQTINKKLFEDPDRNFTELAHEFNFNDQSHFNKTYKNLTENSPKSFFSKGTVLGQEDTLFWHLLP from the coding sequence ATGCAGGAAATTTTTAAAACATTCAAGCCCAAAAACTCTGTTGTTAGTAAATACGTTGAATATTATTATCTGGACATTAAGAATAATAATATCATCAATGAGTTTCAATGTTTTCCGCACTTTAATAACTCGATTTCTCTTTACAAATCCCATATCCGGTTAGAAAACGGAGAAGTGGTTTATAAAGAAACGGCTCTTCCATGTCAGATTTTCACGCCCATCCGGGAAAGGGTCCTGCATGTAAAACAGTCTGGCAAAGTGCATAGAATTGTTGTTGTATTCCATCCTTTGGGAATTCATCAGTTTTATAGACACTTAGATTTTTCCGGTTATATTACAGATTATGAATTTTTTACCCAGCATGAATTAAGTCAAATTTTCTCAACAACAGATACTGAGATTCAAGAAAGTCTATTGGATGGATTTCTTGAGAAAAGATTCAAGAGATTCGAACACACCATCCTGGAAAAATCCATTGATTATATTTTCAATCATTACGAAGATTTTTCAGTTGAGGTATTTTCGAGGAAAATTGGCGTCAGCCGGCAACATATAAACCGCCTTTTTCAGACCTACTTGGGCGTTTCTGTTAAAAAATTCAACGAAATTGTCCTTTTCAGGCAGACTATTAATAAGAAACTTTTTGAAGATCCTGATCGTAACTTTACAGAGCTTGCGCACGAATTTAATTTTAACGACCAGTCTCATTTCAATAAAACTTATAAAAACCTCACTGAAAATTCTCCGAAATCTTTTTTTTCTAAAGGAACTGTATTAGGACAGGAAGATACACTTTTCTGGCATCTGTTGCCTTAA